Proteins found in one Geomonas subterranea genomic segment:
- the rpsE gene encoding 30S ribosomal protein S5, giving the protein MLKINASEMNLTDRVVHISRVAKVVKGGRRFSFSALVVVGDGNGVVGYGLGKANEVPEAIRKGVEQAKKNLIRVPIVAGQTIPFEILGHFGAGKVLMMPASAGTGVIAGGAARAVFESAGLHNILAKCLGSNNPHNVVKAAFAGLAQLKTAEELMARRGITE; this is encoded by the coding sequence TTGCTTAAGATCAATGCCAGTGAAATGAATCTTACCGATAGGGTCGTCCATATCAGCCGCGTCGCCAAGGTGGTCAAGGGCGGGCGCAGGTTCAGCTTCTCCGCCCTCGTGGTGGTCGGCGACGGTAACGGCGTGGTAGGCTACGGCCTGGGCAAGGCCAACGAGGTTCCCGAGGCGATCCGCAAGGGCGTCGAGCAGGCGAAGAAGAACCTGATCAGGGTTCCCATCGTTGCCGGCCAGACCATCCCGTTCGAGATCCTCGGCCACTTCGGCGCAGGCAAGGTGCTCATGATGCCCGCCTCCGCCGGTACCGGCGTCATCGCCGGCGGTGCCGCCCGCGCGGTATTCGAGTCCGCGGGCCTGCACAACATCCTCGCCAAATGCCTGGGCTCCAACAACCCGCACAACGTGGTCAAGGCCGCATTCGCCGGGCTTGCCCAGCTGAAGACTGCGGAAGAGCTGATGGCGCGCCGCGGCATCACCGAATAG
- the rplF gene encoding 50S ribosomal protein L6 — translation MSRIGKLPIAIPAGVKVIYSAPEIKVEGPKGKLSRVLVGDAVAIDVTGEAITVTRKDDTIKSRAAHGLTRTLINNMVIGVSKGFETLLEINGVGYRAEVKGNVLNLALGYSHPINFELPAGITVEVDKMTKLKVLGIDKELVGQTAAKIRDFRGPEPYKGKGIKYADETILRKAGKTGKK, via the coding sequence ATGTCTAGAATAGGAAAACTTCCCATCGCGATCCCTGCGGGGGTGAAAGTCATATACAGCGCGCCCGAGATCAAGGTGGAGGGTCCGAAAGGGAAACTCTCCCGCGTTCTCGTCGGCGACGCCGTCGCCATCGACGTGACCGGCGAGGCCATTACCGTGACCCGCAAGGATGACACCATCAAGTCCCGTGCGGCCCATGGCCTGACCAGGACCCTGATCAACAACATGGTCATCGGTGTCTCCAAGGGGTTCGAGACCCTGCTCGAGATCAACGGCGTCGGTTACCGCGCCGAGGTGAAAGGCAACGTGCTGAACCTGGCCCTTGGTTATTCCCACCCGATCAACTTCGAACTTCCGGCCGGGATCACGGTCGAGGTGGACAAGATGACCAAGCTGAAGGTGCTGGGGATCGACAAGGAGCTGGTGGGGCAGACCGCCGCCAAGATCCGCGATTTCCGTGGTCCGGAGCCCTACAAGGGCAAGGGTATCAAGTACGCTGACGAAACCATTCTGAGAAAAGCCGGCAAAACCGGCAAAAAATAG
- a CDS encoding DNA-directed RNA polymerase subunit alpha, which produces MYRNWRDLIRPKKLQVETESLTNTYGKFYAEPFERGFGTTLGTGLRRVLISSLQGAAIVSVKAKGVLHEFSAVPGVTEDMTDIILNLKGVRLKVHGNESRMIRIVQKGEGVVKAKDIITDNNVEILNPEHHIATCSKDANLEMDLMVKVGKGYVPADRNRDEKAPVGTIPIDAIFSPIHKVNFTVTNARVGQITDYDKLTIEVWTDGSVKPQDAVAYASKILKDQLSIFINFDEDVEPQEEAEPEEERERFNENLYRSVDELELSVRSANCLKNAGIKLIGELVSRTEAEMLKTQNFGRKSLNEIKDILVDMGLTLGMKLENFPDPEIMRRLRGEQKEE; this is translated from the coding sequence ATGTATAGAAATTGGCGCGATCTGATCAGGCCGAAGAAGCTTCAGGTTGAGACAGAATCGCTGACTAATACATACGGCAAGTTCTACGCCGAGCCTTTCGAAAGGGGGTTCGGTACCACCCTGGGAACGGGGCTGCGTAGGGTCCTCATCTCCAGCCTGCAGGGGGCGGCCATCGTCTCCGTCAAGGCCAAGGGCGTGCTGCACGAATTCTCCGCTGTCCCGGGCGTCACCGAGGACATGACGGATATCATCCTCAACCTGAAAGGGGTGCGCCTCAAGGTGCACGGCAACGAGTCCCGGATGATCCGGATCGTGCAGAAGGGTGAAGGGGTGGTCAAGGCGAAGGATATCATCACCGACAACAACGTCGAGATCCTGAACCCGGAACATCACATCGCAACCTGCTCCAAGGACGCCAACCTGGAGATGGACCTCATGGTGAAAGTCGGCAAGGGTTACGTCCCGGCTGACCGCAACCGTGACGAGAAGGCACCGGTCGGGACCATCCCGATCGACGCGATCTTCTCCCCGATTCACAAGGTGAACTTCACCGTCACCAACGCTCGCGTAGGCCAGATCACCGACTACGACAAGCTTACTATCGAAGTCTGGACCGACGGCAGCGTGAAACCGCAGGACGCGGTGGCCTACGCTTCCAAGATCCTCAAGGACCAGCTCTCCATCTTCATCAACTTCGACGAGGACGTGGAGCCCCAGGAGGAGGCGGAGCCGGAAGAGGAGCGCGAGCGCTTCAACGAGAACCTCTACCGCTCGGTCGACGAGCTGGAGCTCTCGGTTCGCTCCGCCAACTGCCTGAAGAACGCCGGCATCAAGCTTATCGGCGAGCTGGTTTCGAGGACCGAGGCAGAGATGCTGAAGACTCAGAACTTCGGCAGGAAATCGCTGAACGAAATCAAGGACATCCTGGTCGACATGGGCCTCACCCTCGGCATGAAACTGGAGAACTTCCCGGATCCCGAGATCATGAGGCGCCTGCGCGGCGAGCAGAAAGAAGAATAG
- the rpmD gene encoding 50S ribosomal protein L30, producing the protein MSELKVTLVKSSIGQCEKMKGRLLGMGLTKREKTVVLKDTPEVRGMIAKVAHLVRVEE; encoded by the coding sequence ATGTCTGAACTGAAGGTTACGCTCGTCAAGAGCTCCATCGGTCAATGCGAGAAAATGAAGGGGCGCCTGCTCGGCATGGGGCTCACCAAGCGTGAGAAGACCGTGGTCCTGAAGGATACCCCGGAAGTCCGTGGGATGATCGCCAAGGTCGCCCACCTGGTACGCGTCGAAGAGTAA
- the rplQ gene encoding 50S ribosomal protein L17: MRHNSAGRRLGRTTSHRIAMFRNMVTSFLQHEKITTTDAKAKELRSIAEKMITLGKKGDLHATRQAAAYIRDKKVVTKLFTEIAPRYAERPGGYTRIIKLGIRPGDTAPVSVIELVEAEMTPKKAAKPAAKAPKAKAPKAAPAVEAAPVEEAPVAEAAPAVEEAPVAEEKTEA; the protein is encoded by the coding sequence ATGCGTCACAACAGCGCGGGTAGAAGATTAGGTAGGACCACAAGCCACAGGATCGCTATGTTCAGGAACATGGTGACATCCTTTCTCCAGCACGAAAAGATCACCACGACTGATGCCAAGGCAAAAGAGCTCCGCTCCATCGCCGAGAAGATGATTACCCTCGGCAAGAAGGGCGACCTCCACGCCACCAGGCAGGCAGCGGCCTACATCCGCGACAAGAAAGTCGTGACCAAGCTTTTCACCGAGATTGCACCGCGTTACGCAGAGCGTCCCGGCGGCTACACCAGGATCATCAAGCTCGGCATCCGCCCGGGCGACACCGCTCCGGTGTCCGTGATCGAGCTGGTGGAAGCTGAAATGACTCCGAAGAAAGCCGCCAAGCCGGCTGCCAAGGCTCCCAAAGCCAAGGCTCCCAAGGCTGCTCCGGCAGTCGAGGCGGCTCCGGTGGAAGAAGCTCCGGTGGCCGAGGCAGCACCGGCCGTCGAAGAGGCTCCGGTAGCTGAGGAGAAAACCGAGGCGTAA
- the rpsM gene encoding 30S ribosomal protein S13 produces MARIAGVDLPRNKRIEIALTYIYGIGRSLSQEILTATGVDINTRCDNLTEAEVSKIREYIDKNVKVEGDLRRDISMSIKRLMDLGCYRGLRHRKGLPCRGQRTKTNARTRKGPARTVAGKKK; encoded by the coding sequence TTGGCACGTATCGCAGGGGTAGATTTACCCAGGAATAAGAGAATAGAGATCGCACTGACCTACATCTACGGCATCGGCAGGTCTCTCTCCCAGGAAATTCTTACGGCAACCGGTGTGGACATCAACACCCGTTGCGACAACCTGACCGAGGCGGAAGTCTCGAAAATCAGGGAGTATATCGATAAGAACGTGAAGGTCGAAGGCGACCTGCGCCGCGACATTTCCATGAGCATCAAGCGCCTCATGGATCTCGGTTGCTACCGTGGTCTTCGTCACAGGAAAGGTCTTCCCTGCCGCGGGCAGCGTACCAAGACCAATGCACGCACCAGGAAAGGGCCGGCTCGTACGGTCGCTGGCAAGAAGAAATAA
- the rplX gene encoding 50S ribosomal protein L24, with translation MLGKKLHVKKNDTVVITTGKDRSKSGKVLSIHPKKDGVIVEGINVVKRHVKPRGSEQGGILEKEAPVHISNVMLLCGKCNKPVRTRTTVLEDGKKARCCVKCGESFDK, from the coding sequence ATGCTGGGCAAAAAATTACATGTAAAGAAAAACGATACCGTCGTTATCACCACGGGTAAGGATCGTTCCAAGAGCGGCAAGGTGCTCTCCATCCATCCGAAGAAGGACGGCGTGATCGTCGAGGGGATCAACGTGGTGAAGCGCCACGTGAAGCCCCGCGGTTCCGAGCAGGGGGGCATCCTGGAGAAGGAGGCACCGGTGCACATTTCCAACGTGATGCTGCTCTGCGGGAAGTGCAACAAGCCTGTTAGGACCAGGACCACCGTTCTGGAAGACGGAAAAAAGGCGCGCTGCTGTGTCAAATGCGGCGAGTCCTTTGACAAATAG
- the rpsK gene encoding 30S ribosomal protein S11, with protein sequence MASPAKKVVKKKKEKKNIPTGVAHIQATFNNTMITITDPVGNVVAWCTSGAKGFKGSRKSTPFAAQMAAEDAAKKAQEHGMRTIEVYVKGPGSGRESALRALQAAGFAVSFIRDVTPIPHNGCRPPKRRRV encoded by the coding sequence ATGGCGAGCCCGGCTAAGAAGGTCGTTAAGAAGAAAAAAGAGAAAAAGAATATTCCCACAGGCGTGGCGCACATCCAGGCTACGTTCAACAATACCATGATCACCATCACCGACCCGGTCGGTAACGTGGTTGCCTGGTGCACCTCCGGTGCCAAGGGCTTCAAGGGCTCCAGGAAGAGCACCCCGTTCGCGGCCCAGATGGCCGCCGAGGATGCCGCCAAGAAGGCCCAGGAGCATGGCATGCGCACCATCGAAGTGTACGTGAAGGGCCCCGGCTCCGGCCGCGAGTCCGCGCTGCGCGCGCTGCAGGCCGCCGGCTTCGCCGTCAGCTTCATACGCGACGTAACGCCGATTCCGCACAACGGCTGCCGTCCCCCGAAGAGAAGAAGAGTCTAG
- the rplE gene encoding 50S ribosomal protein L5, whose protein sequence is MARLAELYNKDMVPQLMKDHNYKNIMEVPKLVKIVLNMGLGEAIQNVKILDSAAEELGAIAGQKPVITKAKKSIAGFKLRQGMPIGCSVTLRREKMYEFLDRLISVSLPRVRDFKGINGKGFDGKGNYSLGIKEQLIFPEIDYDKVDKIKGLNITIVTTAKTDAEGKALLKLMGLPFRN, encoded by the coding sequence ATGGCACGGCTGGCTGAGCTTTACAATAAAGACATGGTCCCGCAACTGATGAAGGACCATAACTACAAGAACATCATGGAAGTCCCCAAGCTCGTGAAAATCGTGCTGAACATGGGTCTTGGCGAGGCGATCCAGAACGTCAAGATCCTGGATTCGGCCGCCGAGGAACTGGGCGCCATCGCGGGGCAGAAACCCGTGATCACCAAGGCGAAGAAGTCCATCGCGGGCTTCAAGCTGCGCCAGGGCATGCCTATCGGCTGCTCCGTTACCCTGCGTCGCGAGAAGATGTACGAGTTCCTCGACCGCCTGATCAGCGTCTCGCTGCCGCGCGTGCGTGACTTCAAGGGGATCAACGGCAAGGGCTTCGACGGCAAGGGTAACTACTCCCTGGGCATCAAGGAGCAGCTGATCTTCCCCGAGATCGACTACGACAAGGTCGACAAGATCAAGGGACTCAACATCACGATCGTGACCACGGCAAAGACCGACGCTGAGGGCAAGGCGCTTCTCAAGCTCATGGGCCTGCCGTTCAGGAACTAA
- a CDS encoding type Z 30S ribosomal protein S14, translating into MAKTSMIIKAQRAKYKVRERNRCNVCGRPRAYYRKFEMCRICLRKFANSGQIPGVIKSSW; encoded by the coding sequence GTGGCTAAGACATCTATGATCATAAAAGCTCAGAGGGCCAAGTACAAGGTACGTGAGCGTAACCGCTGCAACGTCTGCGGTCGCCCGAGAGCATACTACCGGAAATTTGAAATGTGCAGGATCTGCCTGAGGAAGTTCGCTAACTCCGGCCAGATTCCCGGTGTGATAAAGTCCAGTTGGTAA
- the rpsH gene encoding 30S ribosomal protein S8, which translates to MCMTDPVADMLTRIRNAGMAKHQKVDIPSSNLKVSLATVLRTEGFIKNFKVIADDKQGILRVYLKFIDEKEPVINEIKRISKPGGRVYVHSDKIKQVKNGLGVAILSTSKGLVTDKTARELGIGGEVLCTVW; encoded by the coding sequence ATGTGCATGACAGATCCAGTTGCCGACATGCTGACCAGAATCAGGAACGCTGGTATGGCAAAACACCAGAAAGTTGACATCCCTTCGTCGAACCTCAAGGTGAGCCTCGCCACGGTGCTGCGCACCGAGGGCTTCATCAAGAACTTCAAGGTTATCGCCGACGACAAGCAGGGGATTCTGCGGGTATACCTCAAGTTCATCGATGAGAAGGAGCCGGTCATCAACGAGATCAAGAGGATCAGCAAGCCGGGCGGCCGGGTCTATGTCCACTCCGACAAGATCAAGCAGGTGAAAAACGGACTGGGCGTCGCCATCCTCTCGACTTCCAAGGGGCTGGTAACCGACAAGACCGCGCGCGAGCTGGGCATCGGCGGCGAAGTCCTTTGCACGGTCTGGTAG
- the secY gene encoding preprotein translocase subunit SecY, translated as MIEAFQNIFKIPELKKKVLFSLAMLAVYRVGCHIPTPGIDAQALSQFFKAAQGTLLGMFDMFSGGALEKLTVFALGIMPYISSSIIFQLLTVVVPAIEKLSKEGDAGRKKIIQYTRYGTVVLSVVQSFGISIGLEAMRGPAGELVVPNPGWSFRLMTVITLTAGTAFIMWLGEQMSEKGIGNGISLIIFAGIVARIPNAIGNSFRLIKTGELSLFVLLLVIAVMFLVIAAVVFMERGQRRIPIHYAKRVVGLKTVGAQSSHLPLKVNMAGVIPPIFASSIIMFPATVGNFIDVPWVQAASKQLAPGKLLYEILFVAFIVFFCYFYTAVTFNPVDVADNVKKQGGYVPGIRPGKETSDFLDAVLTKLTFAGAIYISAVCVLPSILIGKFNLPFYFGGTSLLIAVGVGMDTLAQIEAHLITRSYEGFMKGVRIQGRK; from the coding sequence TTGATAGAAGCCTTCCAGAACATTTTCAAGATCCCCGAGCTTAAAAAGAAGGTTCTCTTTTCGCTGGCCATGCTGGCCGTCTACCGGGTAGGGTGTCACATCCCTACACCGGGTATCGACGCCCAGGCCCTCTCGCAGTTCTTCAAGGCTGCGCAGGGCACGCTGCTCGGTATGTTCGACATGTTCTCTGGTGGGGCTCTCGAGAAGCTCACCGTCTTCGCCCTCGGCATCATGCCGTATATCTCCTCCTCCATCATCTTCCAGCTCCTGACCGTGGTGGTTCCGGCCATCGAGAAACTCTCCAAGGAGGGTGACGCCGGCAGGAAGAAGATCATCCAGTACACCCGCTACGGCACGGTGGTCCTGTCGGTGGTGCAGTCCTTCGGCATCTCCATCGGCCTCGAGGCGATGCGCGGACCGGCAGGCGAGCTGGTGGTGCCAAACCCCGGCTGGTCCTTCCGCCTTATGACGGTGATCACGCTGACCGCGGGTACCGCCTTCATCATGTGGCTGGGTGAGCAGATGTCAGAGAAGGGGATCGGCAACGGCATCTCCCTGATCATCTTCGCGGGGATCGTGGCGCGCATCCCGAACGCCATCGGAAACAGCTTCCGCCTGATCAAGACCGGCGAACTTTCCCTGTTCGTGCTGCTGCTGGTGATCGCCGTGATGTTCCTGGTCATCGCAGCCGTGGTCTTCATGGAGCGCGGCCAGCGCAGGATCCCGATCCACTACGCCAAGAGGGTGGTGGGGCTGAAGACGGTAGGCGCGCAGAGTTCGCACCTGCCGCTCAAAGTGAACATGGCCGGGGTCATCCCGCCGATCTTCGCTTCGTCGATCATCATGTTCCCGGCCACGGTCGGCAACTTCATCGACGTCCCCTGGGTGCAGGCGGCCTCCAAGCAGCTGGCTCCCGGAAAGTTGCTCTACGAGATTTTATTTGTTGCCTTTATCGTCTTTTTTTGCTATTTCTACACGGCTGTGACTTTCAACCCGGTTGATGTCGCCGACAACGTCAAGAAGCAGGGCGGTTACGTGCCCGGGATCCGTCCCGGCAAGGAGACCTCCGACTTCCTCGACGCGGTGCTCACCAAGCTGACCTTCGCGGGTGCGATCTACATCTCCGCGGTCTGTGTGCTTCCTTCGATCCTGATCGGGAAATTCAACCTTCCCTTCTACTTCGGTGGTACGTCGCTCCTGATCGCCGTCGGCGTCGGCATGGACACCCTGGCCCAGATCGAGGCGCACCTGATCACGCGCAGCTACGAAGGGTTCATGAAAGGCGTTCGCATCCAGGGTAGAAAATAG
- the rplO gene encoding 50S ribosomal protein L15, producing the protein MQLNTIKPAIGSTKNRKRIGRGTGSGHGKTATKGHKGQKARSGGSVKPGFEGGQMPMHRRLPKRGFTPLTKKEYALVNLCQLEIFEAGSVVDAEALLKSGLISGIRDGIKVLGTGELTRALTIKAHKFSASAREKVTAAGGSIEEI; encoded by the coding sequence ATGCAATTGAATACCATCAAACCGGCCATCGGGTCGACCAAGAATAGAAAGCGCATCGGCAGGGGCACGGGCTCCGGTCACGGCAAGACCGCGACCAAGGGTCACAAGGGCCAGAAGGCACGCTCCGGCGGCTCCGTGAAGCCCGGCTTTGAAGGCGGCCAGATGCCGATGCACAGAAGGCTTCCCAAGCGCGGCTTCACCCCGCTCACCAAGAAGGAGTACGCACTGGTCAACCTGTGCCAGCTCGAGATCTTCGAGGCGGGCAGCGTGGTGGACGCTGAGGCGCTCCTGAAGAGCGGCCTGATCTCCGGCATCCGCGACGGCATCAAGGTGCTGGGCACCGGCGAACTGACCCGCGCCCTGACCATCAAGGCTCACAAATTCAGCGCCTCCGCCCGCGAAAAAGTCACTGCGGCAGGTGGGTCCATCGAGGAGATCTAG
- a CDS encoding adenylate kinase: protein MNLILLGPPGVGKGTQAKLLIDRFGIPQISTGDILRAAVKELTPMGIKAKGFMDSGALVPDEVVIGIVEERLAQPDCQKGFILDGFPRTVPQADALSLVLSGIGKKIDHVVSLSVDKGELLKRLTGRRACSKCGAGYHVDFAPSKVAGICDACGGELFQREDDKEETILNRLAVYEAQTSPLISYYQTAGLLRSVNGLGSVEGIQTEIVAVLQGAR from the coding sequence ATGAACCTCATCCTCCTTGGACCCCCGGGCGTAGGCAAGGGGACCCAGGCGAAACTCCTCATAGACAGGTTTGGTATCCCGCAGATATCGACAGGCGATATACTGCGGGCTGCCGTTAAAGAGCTCACCCCGATGGGGATCAAGGCGAAGGGGTTCATGGACTCCGGTGCACTGGTACCCGACGAGGTCGTAATAGGGATCGTCGAAGAGCGTCTGGCGCAGCCGGACTGCCAGAAGGGTTTCATCCTGGACGGCTTCCCGCGCACCGTGCCCCAGGCCGACGCGCTCTCCCTGGTCCTCTCCGGCATAGGCAAGAAGATCGACCACGTGGTCTCTCTTTCCGTGGACAAGGGCGAGCTTCTGAAGCGTCTCACCGGCAGGCGTGCCTGCTCCAAGTGCGGCGCCGGCTACCATGTCGACTTCGCTCCGTCCAAGGTTGCAGGGATCTGCGATGCCTGCGGCGGTGAGCTGTTCCAGCGCGAGGACGACAAGGAAGAAACCATCCTGAACCGGCTCGCGGTGTACGAGGCGCAGACCTCTCCGCTGATCTCCTACTACCAGACCGCGGGGCTCCTCCGCTCGGTCAACGGTCTCGGGAGCGTGGAAGGGATCCAGACCGAGATCGTCGCCGTCCTGCAGGGCGCACGGTGA
- the rpmJ gene encoding 50S ribosomal protein L36, whose protein sequence is MKVRASVKKICVKCKIVKRKGIVRVICETPKHSQRQG, encoded by the coding sequence ATGAAGGTTCGGGCATCGGTTAAGAAGATCTGTGTAAAGTGCAAGATTGTCAAGCGCAAGGGCATAGTCCGCGTCATCTGCGAGACCCCCAAGCATTCACAGAGACAGGGCTAA
- the rpsD gene encoding 30S ribosomal protein S4 yields the protein MARYTGPSCRLCRREGSELFLKGERCYTDKCAIKRRSYPPGQHGQGRIKVSDYGVQLREKQKVRRIYGILENQFRGYFETADRMKGVTGENLLFLLERRLDNVVYRLGFATSRDEARQLVRHSHFTLNGRKANIPSIQVKAGDVIQLREKSRKVAVITESLEAVVRRGIPQWLELDKDAFKGTVKTSPVREDITMPIQEQLIVELYSK from the coding sequence TTGGCTAGGTATACAGGGCCCTCATGCAGGCTGTGCAGGCGCGAAGGATCGGAACTTTTTCTTAAAGGCGAGCGTTGCTACACCGACAAATGCGCCATCAAGAGAAGGAGCTATCCGCCGGGACAGCACGGACAGGGTCGCATAAAAGTTTCTGATTACGGTGTTCAGCTGCGTGAAAAACAGAAGGTGCGTCGTATCTACGGCATCCTCGAGAACCAGTTCCGCGGGTACTTCGAGACCGCCGACCGGATGAAAGGTGTGACCGGCGAAAACCTCCTCTTCCTCCTGGAGAGAAGGCTCGACAACGTCGTCTACCGTCTCGGTTTCGCCACCTCGCGCGACGAGGCACGCCAGCTGGTGCGTCACAGCCACTTCACCCTCAACGGGCGTAAGGCGAACATCCCCTCCATCCAGGTGAAGGCGGGCGATGTGATCCAGCTGCGCGAGAAGAGCCGCAAGGTCGCTGTCATCACCGAGTCCCTCGAGGCCGTGGTACGCCGCGGTATCCCGCAGTGGCTCGAACTTGACAAAGATGCCTTCAAGGGCACCGTGAAGACCAGCCCGGTGCGTGAAGACATCACCATGCCGATTCAGGAGCAGTTGATCGTCGAGCTCTACTCCAAGTAA
- the map gene encoding type I methionyl aminopeptidase encodes MIVLKSRAEIEKMAAAGRMVAEILAGLRGMVAPGVTLAQLDAYAERETLKRKAKPAFKGYSGFPFSLCCSVNEQVVHGFATQRALVEGDIVSLDFGVLHNGFYGDSAITVPVGQVSEVATRLIKATEESLYRAIEVADTAHRLSDLAHAVQSHVEARGFSVVRDFVGHGIGKELHEGPQIPNFGAAGKGPRLKAGMVLAIEPMINEKGYDVKVLEDGWTAVTVDGGLSAHFEHTVAITDNGPLILTKI; translated from the coding sequence GTGATAGTACTCAAATCCCGGGCCGAGATCGAGAAGATGGCGGCCGCCGGCAGGATGGTCGCCGAGATACTCGCCGGCCTGAGAGGGATGGTGGCTCCGGGGGTAACCCTGGCACAGCTGGATGCATATGCCGAGAGGGAAACGCTGAAGAGGAAGGCGAAGCCAGCCTTCAAGGGTTACAGCGGCTTCCCCTTTTCGCTTTGTTGCTCGGTCAACGAGCAGGTGGTACACGGTTTCGCCACGCAGCGCGCCCTGGTCGAGGGAGACATAGTAAGCCTCGATTTCGGAGTCCTGCACAACGGCTTCTACGGCGATTCCGCCATCACGGTCCCGGTAGGCCAAGTCTCCGAGGTGGCGACCCGGCTGATCAAGGCAACCGAGGAGTCGCTGTACCGGGCGATAGAGGTTGCCGACACCGCGCACCGCCTTTCGGACCTCGCCCACGCGGTACAGTCCCACGTCGAGGCGCGAGGGTTTTCCGTGGTACGCGATTTCGTGGGGCACGGCATCGGCAAGGAGTTGCACGAGGGGCCGCAGATCCCCAACTTCGGCGCCGCCGGCAAGGGGCCCAGGCTGAAAGCCGGCATGGTGCTCGCCATCGAGCCGATGATCAACGAGAAGGGGTACGACGTGAAGGTGCTGGAGGACGGCTGGACGGCGGTTACCGTTGACGGCGGACTCTCGGCGCATTTCGAGCACACGGTGGCAATAACGGACAACGGTCCGCTGATACTTACGAAAATCTAG
- the rplR gene encoding 50S ribosomal protein L18, giving the protein MSSLAQKQVARLKRQTRVRKKITGSPARPRLNVFKSARHIYAQLIDDTTGATLASASTLVGEVAEGLSYTGNIEAAAKVGAAIAKKALEKDIKAVVFDRNGFLYHGRIKALAEAARENGLSF; this is encoded by the coding sequence TTGAGTTCTTTAGCCCAAAAACAGGTAGCTCGTCTTAAGAGACAGACCAGGGTCAGGAAGAAAATCACCGGTTCGCCGGCACGCCCGAGACTGAACGTCTTCAAGAGTGCTCGTCACATATACGCTCAGCTGATCGACGATACCACTGGTGCGACGCTCGCCTCCGCCTCCACCCTGGTGGGCGAGGTAGCCGAAGGGCTTTCGTACACCGGCAACATCGAGGCAGCCGCCAAGGTTGGCGCCGCCATCGCCAAGAAGGCCCTGGAGAAGGACATCAAAGCGGTCGTCTTCGACCGTAACGGTTTCCTCTACCACGGTAGGATCAAAGCTCTGGCTGAAGCCGCACGCGAAAACGGTCTGTCCTTCTAG